In Phaseolus vulgaris cultivar G19833 chromosome 10, P. vulgaris v2.0, whole genome shotgun sequence, a single genomic region encodes these proteins:
- the LOC137818302 gene encoding ruvB-like protein 1 → MEKMKIEEVQSTTKKQRVATHTHIKGLGLEASGKASRFAAGFVGQVEAREASGLVVDMIRQKKMAGRALLLAGPPGTGKTALALGISQELGTKVPFCPMVGSEVYSSEVKKTEVLMENFRRAIGLRIKENKEVYEGEVTELTPEETESVSGGYGKSISHVIIGLKTVKGTKQLKLDPTIYDALIKEKVAVGDVIYIEANSGAVKRVGRSDAFATEFDLEAEEYVPLPKGEVHKKKEIVQDVTLHDLDAANARPQGGQDILSLMGQMMKPRKTEITDKLRQEINKVVNRYIDEGVAELVPGVLFIDEVHMLDMECFSYLNRALESSLSPIVIFATNRGICNVRGTDMTSPHGIPVDLLDRLVIIRTQIYGPAEMIQILAIRAQVEELVVDDESLAFLGEIGQRTSLRHAVQLLSPASIVAKMNGRDNICKADLEEVCSLYLDAKSSARLLQEQQEKYIS, encoded by the exons atggaGAAGATGAAAATCGAAGAGGTTCAGTCAACAACCAAGAAACAGCGTGTTGCTACCCACACTCACATCAAAGGCCTAGGTCTCGAG GCCAGTGGAAAGGCATCGCGTTTCGCCGCTGGCTTCGTCGGCCAAGTTGAAGCCAGAGAAGCATCCGGTCTCGTCGTCGACATGATTCGCCAGAAGAAGATGGCCGGCCGTGCACTTCTTCTCGCCGGACCACCTGGAACCGGAAAGACTGCACTGGCACTTGGGATAAGCCAAGAGCTTGGCACCAAG GTTCCATTCTGTCCAATGGTTGGCTCTGAAGTGTACTCTTCAGAAGTGAAGAAGACTGAGGTTCTCATGGAAAATTTTCGACGGGCCATTGGTCTGCGTATAAAGGAAAACAAGGAAGTGTATGAAGGAGAG GTAACTGAGCTCACTCCGGAAGAAACTGAGAGTGTATCAGGTGGTTATGGTAAAAGTATTAGCCACGTGATAATTGGATTGAAGACAGTGAAAGGGACCAAGCAACTCAAATTGGATCCCACCATATATGATGCCTTGATTAAGGAAAAG GTAGCTGTTGGGGATGTTATATACATTGAGGCAAATAGTGGCGCTGTAAAAAGGGTGGGTCGAAGTGATGCTTTTGCTACAGAATTTGACCTTGAAGCAGAAGAGTATGTTCCACTtcccaagggagaggttcacaaGAAAAAGGAGATTGTTCAG GATGTAACCTTACATGATCTGGATGCTGCCAATGCACGACCTCAAGGGGGACAAGATATTCTGTCTCTTATGGGTCAGATGATGAAACCCAGGAAAACCGAAATCACTGACAAGTTGAGACAAGAAATTAACAAG GTTGTCAATAGATATATTGATGAAGGTGTGGCAGAGCTTGTCCCTGGAGTTTTATTTATCGATGAG GTTCATATGTTAGACATGGAGTGTTTTTCATATTTGAATCGTGCTTTAGAGAGCTCCCTATCTCCAATAGTAATCTTTGCTACTAATAGAGGAATTTGCAATGTAAG AGGGACTGATATGACCAGTCCTCACGGCATACCTGTTGACCTGCTGGATCGGTTGGTGATCATTCGAACACAAATCTACGGTCCTGCTGAAATGATACAG ATTCTAGCTATCCGTGCTCAAGTAGAGGAACTGGTGGTGGATGACGAGAGTTTAGCTTTCCTTGGGGAGATTGGACAACGGACATCTTTAAG GCATGCAGTTCAGCTGTTATCACCTGCCAGCATTGTGGCAAAAATGAATGGCCGAGACAATATATGCAAG GCGGATCTTGAAGAGGTTTGTTCGCTATATTTGGATGCCAAATCATCTGCCAGGTTACTTCAAGAGCAGCAGGAGAAatacatttcatag
- the LOC137812423 gene encoding probable CoA ligase CCL8 isoform X2 encodes MSRSLKAFNKHLSLLPLPLHLRNFSTHPFITSSSFPLFPHHVSFPRFSFSKLHPLSSSAPATLMEVVKAIAKQEPTAHENVAIRADQKSYSYKELISSAQKISNLLCASDAQTGSLGGARIGIVAKPSAEFVAGIIGIWLSGGVAVPLATSYPEVELLYVIDNSDISAILSTEEHSELMQTVANKSSSQFFHLPSVVNTSSEKSRDERQQNGKIHADRILLDNIIGGSGEEDPALILYTSGTTGKPKGVVHTHRSIISQVQTLAKAWEYTAADKFLHCLPLHHILESFFQYINVLVLLKVEFLPKFSVRGVWQRWRESYPTDGSKADDAITVFTGVPTIYARLIQGYNAMDPELQHVSASAANNLRLMMCGSSALPLPVMQEWEAITGHRLLERYGMTEFVMALSNPLKGERKPGTVGKPFPGIQVKIIADEENENDYNNGMGELCVKSPSLFKEYWKLPEVTKESFTDDGFFKTGDAVTTDEDGYYIILGRTNADIIKAGGYKLSALEIESVIIEHPAVSECVILGLPDKDYGEIVGALIVPHADVKAKRDQESKPVLTLEELSTWAKEKIAPYKIPTKLILWEKLPRNAMGKVNKKELKKLVVSEQ; translated from the exons ATGAGTCGCTCATTGAAAGCTTTCAACAAACACCTCTCTCTCCTTCCGCTACCTCTACACCTACGCAATTTTTCTACCCATCCCTTCATAACTTCCTCTTCTTTCCCTCTTTTCCCACATCACGTTTCCTTCCCCAGGTTCTCTTTCTCTAAGCTTCATCCACTTTCGT CATCTGCACCTGCTACATTAATGGAGGTGGTAAAAGCAATTGCTAAGCAAGAACCTACAGCTCATGAAAATGTTGCTATCAGGGCTGATCAGAAGAGTTATAGTTACAAGGAACTCATCTCATCAGCACAGAAGATATCTAATCTCTTGTGTGCCAGTGATGCACAAACA GGAAGTCTTGGTGGAGCTCGAATAGGAATTGTAGCCAAACCCTCTGCTGAATTTGTTGCTGGAATAATTGGGATTTGGCTCAGTGGAGGTGTTGCTGTTCCCCTTGCAACCAGCTATCCAGAAGTAGAGCTCTTGTATGTGATTGATAATTCG GATATATCTGCAATACTGAGTACTGAAGAGCATAGTGAATTAATGCAAACCGTAGCCAATAAAAGCTCTTCTCAGTTTTTTCATCTTCCATCTGTTGTCAACACGTCTTCAGAGAAAAGCAGAGATGAACGCCAACAGAATGGGAAAATTCATGCAGACAGGATTTTGTTGGATAATATTATCGGAGGATCAG GTGAAGAAGATCCAGCACTGATTTTGTACACCAGTGGGACTACCGGTAAACCTAAGGGAGTTGTTCATACACACAGAAGCATAATTTCCCAG GTCCAAACTTTGGCAAAAGCATGGGAATACACGGCTGCTGACAAGTTTCTGCATTGTCTACCACTACATCATATCCTTGAAAGTTTCTTTCAATACATT AATGTACTTGTGTTGTTGAAGGTTGAGTTTTTGCCAAAATTTAGTGTGAGGGGAGTTTGGCAGAGATGGCGTGAATCATATCCAACTGATGGTTCTAAGGCCGACGATGCTATAACTGTGTTCACTGGA GTTCCAACTATCTATGCCCGATTGATACAAGGTTATAATGCAATGGATCCTGAGCTTCAACATGTTTCAGCGTCTGCTGCAAATAACTTGCGTCTTATG ATGTGTGGGTCCTCTGCACTTCCACTACCTGTTATGCAAGAATGGGAAGCCATCACTGGGCATCGCTTATTGGAACGATATGGCATGACTGAA TTTGTTATGGCATTGTCAAATCCATTGAAAGGTGAGCGCAAGCCAGGAACCGTGGGCAAACCATTTCCCGGTATACAG GTAAAGATTATTGCAGATGAAGAGAATGAGAATGACTATAATAATGGAATGGGTGAGCTTTGCGTTAAAAGCCCTTCATTGTTTAAAGAATATTGGAAACTTCCTGAG GTAACGAAGGAATCATTTACTGATGATGGATTCTTTAAGACTGGAGATGCAGTTACTACAGATGAAGATGGATATTACATCATTTTAGGAC GTACTAATGCTGATATAATCAAAGCTGGTGGCTATAAGCTCTCTGCATTAGAAATTGAATCAGTTATCATAGAG CATCCAGCTGTCTCAGAATGTGTCATTTTAGGATTACCAGACAAAGACTATGGAGAGATTGTAGGTGCACTCATTGTGCCACATGCTGATGTTAAAGCAAAGCGAGATCAAGAATCAAAGCCTGTTCTAACCCTAGAAGAATTATCCACCTGGGCCAAAGAAAAAATTGCACCTTATAAG ATTCCAACTAAACTAATTCTGTGGGAGAAACTCCCTCGCAATGCCATGGGGAAG GTAAATAAAAAGGAGCTGAAGAAACTGGTGGTTTCAGAACAATGA
- the LOC137812423 gene encoding probable CoA ligase CCL8 isoform X1, with the protein MSRSLKAFNKHLSLLPLPLHLRNFSTHPFITSSSFPLFPHHVSFPRFSFSKLHPLSSSAPATLMEVVKAIAKQEPTAHENVAIRADQKSYSYKELISSAQKISNLLCASDAQTGSLGGARIGIVAKPSAEFVAGIIGIWLSGGVAVPLATSYPEVELLYVIDNSDISAILSTEEHSELMQTVANKSSSQFFHLPSVVNTSSEKSRDERQQNGKIHADRILLDNIIGGSGEEDPALILYTSGTTGKPKGVVHTHRSIISQVQTLAKAWEYTAADKFLHCLPLHHVHGFFNGLMAPLYTGSSVEFLPKFSVRGVWQRWRESYPTDGSKADDAITVFTGVPTIYARLIQGYNAMDPELQHVSASAANNLRLMMCGSSALPLPVMQEWEAITGHRLLERYGMTEFVMALSNPLKGERKPGTVGKPFPGIQVKIIADEENENDYNNGMGELCVKSPSLFKEYWKLPEVTKESFTDDGFFKTGDAVTTDEDGYYIILGRTNADIIKAGGYKLSALEIESVIIEHPAVSECVILGLPDKDYGEIVGALIVPHADVKAKRDQESKPVLTLEELSTWAKEKIAPYKIPTKLILWEKLPRNAMGKVNKKELKKLVVSEQ; encoded by the exons ATGAGTCGCTCATTGAAAGCTTTCAACAAACACCTCTCTCTCCTTCCGCTACCTCTACACCTACGCAATTTTTCTACCCATCCCTTCATAACTTCCTCTTCTTTCCCTCTTTTCCCACATCACGTTTCCTTCCCCAGGTTCTCTTTCTCTAAGCTTCATCCACTTTCGT CATCTGCACCTGCTACATTAATGGAGGTGGTAAAAGCAATTGCTAAGCAAGAACCTACAGCTCATGAAAATGTTGCTATCAGGGCTGATCAGAAGAGTTATAGTTACAAGGAACTCATCTCATCAGCACAGAAGATATCTAATCTCTTGTGTGCCAGTGATGCACAAACA GGAAGTCTTGGTGGAGCTCGAATAGGAATTGTAGCCAAACCCTCTGCTGAATTTGTTGCTGGAATAATTGGGATTTGGCTCAGTGGAGGTGTTGCTGTTCCCCTTGCAACCAGCTATCCAGAAGTAGAGCTCTTGTATGTGATTGATAATTCG GATATATCTGCAATACTGAGTACTGAAGAGCATAGTGAATTAATGCAAACCGTAGCCAATAAAAGCTCTTCTCAGTTTTTTCATCTTCCATCTGTTGTCAACACGTCTTCAGAGAAAAGCAGAGATGAACGCCAACAGAATGGGAAAATTCATGCAGACAGGATTTTGTTGGATAATATTATCGGAGGATCAG GTGAAGAAGATCCAGCACTGATTTTGTACACCAGTGGGACTACCGGTAAACCTAAGGGAGTTGTTCATACACACAGAAGCATAATTTCCCAG GTCCAAACTTTGGCAAAAGCATGGGAATACACGGCTGCTGACAAGTTTCTGCATTGTCTACCACTACATC ATGTTCATGGGTTTTTCAATGGTTTAATGGCCCCTCTCTATACAGGTTCCTCG GTTGAGTTTTTGCCAAAATTTAGTGTGAGGGGAGTTTGGCAGAGATGGCGTGAATCATATCCAACTGATGGTTCTAAGGCCGACGATGCTATAACTGTGTTCACTGGA GTTCCAACTATCTATGCCCGATTGATACAAGGTTATAATGCAATGGATCCTGAGCTTCAACATGTTTCAGCGTCTGCTGCAAATAACTTGCGTCTTATG ATGTGTGGGTCCTCTGCACTTCCACTACCTGTTATGCAAGAATGGGAAGCCATCACTGGGCATCGCTTATTGGAACGATATGGCATGACTGAA TTTGTTATGGCATTGTCAAATCCATTGAAAGGTGAGCGCAAGCCAGGAACCGTGGGCAAACCATTTCCCGGTATACAG GTAAAGATTATTGCAGATGAAGAGAATGAGAATGACTATAATAATGGAATGGGTGAGCTTTGCGTTAAAAGCCCTTCATTGTTTAAAGAATATTGGAAACTTCCTGAG GTAACGAAGGAATCATTTACTGATGATGGATTCTTTAAGACTGGAGATGCAGTTACTACAGATGAAGATGGATATTACATCATTTTAGGAC GTACTAATGCTGATATAATCAAAGCTGGTGGCTATAAGCTCTCTGCATTAGAAATTGAATCAGTTATCATAGAG CATCCAGCTGTCTCAGAATGTGTCATTTTAGGATTACCAGACAAAGACTATGGAGAGATTGTAGGTGCACTCATTGTGCCACATGCTGATGTTAAAGCAAAGCGAGATCAAGAATCAAAGCCTGTTCTAACCCTAGAAGAATTATCCACCTGGGCCAAAGAAAAAATTGCACCTTATAAG ATTCCAACTAAACTAATTCTGTGGGAGAAACTCCCTCGCAATGCCATGGGGAAG GTAAATAAAAAGGAGCTGAAGAAACTGGTGGTTTCAGAACAATGA
- the LOC137812423 gene encoding probable CoA ligase CCL8 isoform X3, whose amino-acid sequence MEVVKAIAKQEPTAHENVAIRADQKSYSYKELISSAQKISNLLCASDAQTGSLGGARIGIVAKPSAEFVAGIIGIWLSGGVAVPLATSYPEVELLYVIDNSDISAILSTEEHSELMQTVANKSSSQFFHLPSVVNTSSEKSRDERQQNGKIHADRILLDNIIGGSGEEDPALILYTSGTTGKPKGVVHTHRSIISQVQTLAKAWEYTAADKFLHCLPLHHVHGFFNGLMAPLYTGSSVEFLPKFSVRGVWQRWRESYPTDGSKADDAITVFTGVPTIYARLIQGYNAMDPELQHVSASAANNLRLMMCGSSALPLPVMQEWEAITGHRLLERYGMTEFVMALSNPLKGERKPGTVGKPFPGIQVKIIADEENENDYNNGMGELCVKSPSLFKEYWKLPEVTKESFTDDGFFKTGDAVTTDEDGYYIILGRTNADIIKAGGYKLSALEIESVIIEHPAVSECVILGLPDKDYGEIVGALIVPHADVKAKRDQESKPVLTLEELSTWAKEKIAPYKIPTKLILWEKLPRNAMGKVNKKELKKLVVSEQ is encoded by the exons ATGGAGGTGGTAAAAGCAATTGCTAAGCAAGAACCTACAGCTCATGAAAATGTTGCTATCAGGGCTGATCAGAAGAGTTATAGTTACAAGGAACTCATCTCATCAGCACAGAAGATATCTAATCTCTTGTGTGCCAGTGATGCACAAACA GGAAGTCTTGGTGGAGCTCGAATAGGAATTGTAGCCAAACCCTCTGCTGAATTTGTTGCTGGAATAATTGGGATTTGGCTCAGTGGAGGTGTTGCTGTTCCCCTTGCAACCAGCTATCCAGAAGTAGAGCTCTTGTATGTGATTGATAATTCG GATATATCTGCAATACTGAGTACTGAAGAGCATAGTGAATTAATGCAAACCGTAGCCAATAAAAGCTCTTCTCAGTTTTTTCATCTTCCATCTGTTGTCAACACGTCTTCAGAGAAAAGCAGAGATGAACGCCAACAGAATGGGAAAATTCATGCAGACAGGATTTTGTTGGATAATATTATCGGAGGATCAG GTGAAGAAGATCCAGCACTGATTTTGTACACCAGTGGGACTACCGGTAAACCTAAGGGAGTTGTTCATACACACAGAAGCATAATTTCCCAG GTCCAAACTTTGGCAAAAGCATGGGAATACACGGCTGCTGACAAGTTTCTGCATTGTCTACCACTACATC ATGTTCATGGGTTTTTCAATGGTTTAATGGCCCCTCTCTATACAGGTTCCTCG GTTGAGTTTTTGCCAAAATTTAGTGTGAGGGGAGTTTGGCAGAGATGGCGTGAATCATATCCAACTGATGGTTCTAAGGCCGACGATGCTATAACTGTGTTCACTGGA GTTCCAACTATCTATGCCCGATTGATACAAGGTTATAATGCAATGGATCCTGAGCTTCAACATGTTTCAGCGTCTGCTGCAAATAACTTGCGTCTTATG ATGTGTGGGTCCTCTGCACTTCCACTACCTGTTATGCAAGAATGGGAAGCCATCACTGGGCATCGCTTATTGGAACGATATGGCATGACTGAA TTTGTTATGGCATTGTCAAATCCATTGAAAGGTGAGCGCAAGCCAGGAACCGTGGGCAAACCATTTCCCGGTATACAG GTAAAGATTATTGCAGATGAAGAGAATGAGAATGACTATAATAATGGAATGGGTGAGCTTTGCGTTAAAAGCCCTTCATTGTTTAAAGAATATTGGAAACTTCCTGAG GTAACGAAGGAATCATTTACTGATGATGGATTCTTTAAGACTGGAGATGCAGTTACTACAGATGAAGATGGATATTACATCATTTTAGGAC GTACTAATGCTGATATAATCAAAGCTGGTGGCTATAAGCTCTCTGCATTAGAAATTGAATCAGTTATCATAGAG CATCCAGCTGTCTCAGAATGTGTCATTTTAGGATTACCAGACAAAGACTATGGAGAGATTGTAGGTGCACTCATTGTGCCACATGCTGATGTTAAAGCAAAGCGAGATCAAGAATCAAAGCCTGTTCTAACCCTAGAAGAATTATCCACCTGGGCCAAAGAAAAAATTGCACCTTATAAG ATTCCAACTAAACTAATTCTGTGGGAGAAACTCCCTCGCAATGCCATGGGGAAG GTAAATAAAAAGGAGCTGAAGAAACTGGTGGTTTCAGAACAATGA
- the LOC137812441 gene encoding cytochrome c-type biogenesis CcmH-like mitochondrial protein: MASEDDAVKKAMIVDARARNISHNVRCTECGSQSIEDSQADIAILLRKLIRDEIRAGKSDKEIFKKLEDDFGETVLYTPKFDMQTAALWLSPVLVAAVAAGGWAYKKHKQKTNVHIMALDLVRGVSLTPKEKETMLDILTPPPSQGARTPFWWRR; encoded by the exons ATGGCGAGTGAGGATGATGCAGTGAAGAAGGCAATGATAGTAGATGCTCGGGCAAGAAACATTAGTCACAATGTGAGGTGCACGGAGTGTGGGAGTCAATCCATTGAGGATTCTCAAGCAGACATTGCCATTTTGCTCAGGAAG TTAATTCGTGATGAAATTCGGGCTGGCAAGAGTGACAAGGAAATCTTCAAAAAGCTTGAGGACGATTTTGGAGAGACTGTACTCTATACGCCCAAGTTTGATATGCAGACAGCAGCTTTGTGGTTATCACct GTCCTAGTTGCTGCTGTAGCTGCAGGAGGAtgggcttacaagaagcataaACAAAAGACTAATGTCCATATCATGGCTCTGGACCTTGTTAGAGGTGTTTCACTGACCCCAAAAGAGAAGGAAACAATGCTTGATATTCTTACACCACCTCCTTCCCAGGGAGCCAGAACACCCTTCTGGTGGAGGAGATGA